Proteins co-encoded in one Conger conger chromosome 4, fConCon1.1, whole genome shotgun sequence genomic window:
- the LOC133125996 gene encoding cystinosin-like, translated as MPEHGFLSAMAMTVCMLMTCDASVWLSAPATVHLEQDSSTNVTIVSSAPLNVTVVIGINITYASTNDRIVELPEVVQLPAETTSCTFEVHADRVGQVTTYLYSNSTVVKSHKTRIRFMVVRSHVLETVDQVFGWIYFLSWSIGFYPQAYDNWKRKSVVGLDFDFLALNLIGFIAYSVFNVGLYWVPYLKEEFLKVNPNGVNPVDASDVFFSLHALVLTLLYMCQCGIYERGDQKVSKIGSAILVIAWTFPLVTLFVAVASKITWLEYIYYFSYVKLVITLIKYIPQAYLNYKRQSTEGWSIGNVLTDIVGGFFSIFQMFVQSHNNDEWRLIFGDPTKFGIGLFSICFDVLFMVQHYCLYRRPHIPESKAEVAEVGTEASIVPLVFKLGKNV; from the exons ATGCCAGAACATGGATTTCTCTCTGCAATGGCTATGACTGTCTGTATGCTGATGACCTGTG ATGCAAGTGTGTGGCTTTCAGCACCAGCTACTGTACATTTAGAGCAGGACAGTTCCACAAATGTCACCATAGTTTCAAG TGCACCACTGAATGTGACAGTAGTTATAGGCATTAACATCACCTATGCTTCTACAAATGACAGGATTGTTGAACTCCCAGAAGTG GTACAGTTGCCTGCAGAAACCACGTCCTGTACGTTTGAAGTTCATGCAGACCGTGTGGGCCAGGTGACAACATATCTGTACAGCAACAGCACTGTTGTGAAAAG CCACAAAACTAGGATCCGTTTCATGGTTGTCAGGAGCCATGTGCTTGAGACAGTCGACCAAGTGTTTGGCTGGATTTACTTTCTTTCATGGTCTATTGGATTCTACCCTCAGGCCTATGACAACtggaaaagaaaaag CGTGGTTGGGCTGGACTTTGATTTCCTGGCCCTCAACCTCATTGGATTCATTGCCTACAGTGTCTTCAATGTGGGCCTCTACTGGGTACCCTACTTAAAG GAGGAGTTCTTGAAGGTCAATCCCAATGGTGTAAACCCAGTTGATGCCAGTGATGTATTTTTTAGCCTCCATGCCTTAGTCCTGacactactgtatatgtgtCAGTGTGGCATATATGAG aGAGGGGATCAGAAGGTGTCCAAGATTGGCAGTGCCATACTGGTGATTGCCTGGACATTTCCATTGGTGACCCTTTTCGTTGCTGTGGCCAGTAAGATCACCTGGCTTGAATAtatttattacttttcctacGTCAAGTTAGTGATCACCCTGATCAAGTATATCCCTCAG GCATACCTGAACTACAAGAGACAAAGTACAGAGGGGTGGAGCATTGGCAATGTGCTGACTGATATCGTTGGTGGCTTCTTTAGCATCTTCCAGATGTTCGTGCAATCACACAACAATG ATGAGTGGAGGCTGATTTTCGGAGACCCTACAAAGTTTGGAATAGGTCTATTCTCCATATGTTTTGATGTGTTGTTCATGGTTCAACACTATTGTTTGTATCGACGACCGCACATTCCTGAATCAAAGGCTGAGGTCGCAGAGGTGGGAACTGAAGCATCTATTGTACCGTTGGTTTTTAAACTGGGGAAAAATGTATAA
- the LOC133126001 gene encoding cystinosin-like — translation MPEHGFLSAMAMTVCMLMTCDASVWLSAPATVHLEQDSSTNVTIVSSAPLNVTVVIGFNITYASTNDRIVELPEGVRLPAETTSCTFEVHADRVGQVTTYLYSNSTVVKSQKTRIRFMVVRSNVLETVDQVFGWIYFLVWSLSFYPQAYENWKRKSVVGLNFDFLALNITGFFAYSVFNVGLFWVPYLMEEFLKVNPNGVNPVDANDVFFSLHALALTLLYTCQCCMYERGGQKVSKIGIALLVIAWTFALVTLFVAVASKITWLDYIYYFSYVKLAITLIKYIPQAYMNYKRQSTEGWSIGNVIPDFIGGVFSIMQMFVQSHNNDEWMLIFGDPTKFGIGLFSICFDVLFFIQHYCLYRRPHIPESKAEVIEAGTDAPTILWVSKL, via the exons ATGCCAGAACATGGATTTCTCTCTGCAATGGCTATGACTGTCTGTATGCTGATGACCTGTG ATGCAAGTGTGTGGCTTTCAGCACCAGCTACTGTACATTTGGAGCAGGACAGTTCCACAAATGTCACCATAGTTTCAAG TGCACCACTGAATGTGACAGTAGTCATAGGCTTTAACATCACCTATGCTTCTACAAATGACAGGATTGTTGAACTGCCAGAAGGG GTACGGTTGCCTGCAGAAACCACGTCCTGTACGTTTGAAGTTCATGCAGACCGTGTGGGCCAGGTGACAACATATCTGTACAGCAACAGCACTGTTGTGAAAAG CCAGAAAACCAGGATCCGTTTCATGGTTGTCAGGAGCAATGTGCTTGAGACAGTCGACCAAGTGTTTGGCTGGATTTACTTTCTGGTGTGGTCGCTTTCCTTCTACCCTCAGGCCTATGAAAACtggaaaagaaaaag CGTGGTCGGGCTGAACTTTGATTTCCTGGCCCTCAACATCACTGGATTCTTTGCCTACAGTGTCTTCAATGTGGGCCTCTTCTGGGTACCCTACTTGATG GAGGAGTTCTTGAAGGTCAATCCCAATGGTGTAAACCCAGTTGATGCCAATGATGTATTTTTTAGCCTCCATGCTTTAGCCCTGACTCTACTGTATACGTGTCAGTGTTGTATGTATGAG aGAGGGGGTCAGAAGGTGTCCAAGATTGGCATAGCCTTACTGGTGATTGCCTGGACATTTGCGTTGGTGACCCTTTTCGTTGCTGTGGCCAGTAAGATCACCTGGCTGGACTACatttattacttttcctacGTCAAGTTAGCGATCACCCTGATCAAGTACATCCCTCAG GCTTACATGAACTACAAGAGACAAAGTACAGAGGGGTGGAGCATTGGCAATGTGATTCCTGATTTCATTGGTGGCGTATTTAGCATCATGCAGATGTttgtacaatcacacaacaatG ATGAGTGGATGCTGATTTTCGGAGACCCCACAAAGTTTGGAATAGGTCTATTCTCCATATGTTTTgatgtgttgttttttattcaacacTATTGTTTGTATCGACGACCGCACATTCCTGAATCAAAGGCTGAGGTCATAGAGGCGGGAACTGATGCACCTACAATACTGTGGGTTTcaaaactgtaa
- the ccl25b gene encoding C-C motif chemokine 25b: MKFSVLFFLLLLACFCLSLAQGTYENCCLKYVRRVRQKTKNKVEDYRKQETDGGCNIPAIVFIMKPKPFCADPNKPWVKQLMKRVDKKKASG, from the exons ATGAAGTTCAGCGTGTTATTCTTTCTCCTGCTGCTGGCCTGCTTCTGCCTCAGTCTGGCCCAAG GCACCTATGAGAACTGCTGTCTGAAGTACGTCCGTCGTGTGAGGCAGAAGACGAAGAATAAGGTGGAGGACTACCGGAAGCAGGAAACGGATGGAGGATGCAATATCCCTGCcattgt GTTCATAATGAAGCCGAAGCCCTTCTGTGCTGACCCAAATAAGCCCTGGGTAAAACAGTTGATGAAGAGAGTTGATAAAAAAAAG GCTTCTGGCTGA